The nucleotide sequence TAAATTCCCTGGGATGGTAACCCCCTAACGCACCTACTTAACACTAAGGTCATCTAGCGTACAAATCAAACTAGAAAAGCAGCATGCACACAGAAACAATAGTAATAAAGGAAAAATGAACATAAAGCAGAGAGCGAGGAGATGAGCGCTTACCTTATTGATTGTGATGGCGGGGAGGAAAGCAAGAAGGGGCGAATGCTCAAGGACCCAGAGATTACTGAAGGAAATTCGAGAGgaaggaaggagaaagcaaaCAAATGGAATGAAAATGAAGCGTAAAACTAACTGGGGATTAAGAAACTGACTTGAAGCgcgaaaggcaagggtaaaagagtCTTTACCCGCAGGATTTGAaataacccattatgagcattaaatgtCCAGCGCGAAGAACGAGGCGACAAACGGTTATCCCCAGCAACGAACAAACACGCGCGCGAGAGGCACGTCCTCTCCACGAACGGCCGACCTAGCGACAACACACGAGAAAGGACATAACACGCCACCAATGGCCCTCACGATCATTgctggcgcgttgggggcactgttatgGCCTGGCCCAAACAGCTTGCGGGCCGACCCGACCCATAGACCACCCGACCAGAACGGTCGGGTGCGAGCAACCCAAccaccgacccggacacgcgtccttgACAGCTCTCCACTACAGCTGTATGAGGAAGCTTCGAGGAAGGTCTGCTCTTGTGGGACCCACTTCTGACACAGTATATAtagggagggtcctacccctcccccaaggtacgacACACATCACTTTACACCTTTTTCGCCTGTACACctgactgactagagcgtcggagtgtctttgcaggtgacacccctcTTCTCCGTACGAAGAGCTCGGAACGTCGGCTACTCCACCTCCAGTCCAGTAACTCGGAACTAGGCGACCCCGTCTCACCAACTGAAGCTTCACTCCGATCCGTCCGATATCCAAACTACCGAACAGTATATATTACGTACTGTTCAAACCTTTTACTGTTGAACTTTATAGACTAATTATAGTGGTTTTTTAGCTTTAATAAAAATGAGAATCAAATAatcttaaattaaaatattaaatttgacgGTGGAAAGAGATGTCAACAAACAAAGATAACAAATGGATGCAATGGTaataatattttcaaattaaattcacattcattattaaaatagaatagaattaaaaaaaattatagtacTGGTTAATTTTTAATAGTTTTGAACATTTTGATTATTCTATAACAAAAAGTTAACACTaattttattatgaaaaaattatttaaaacatATGTAAATATAGGTAGATGTATGATGACTAGTTTTTTCTACAGGtcattataaatttattattagtaaaaaaatttaaatttttttatttaatatatataaaataaagggTAANNNNNNNNNNNNNNNNNNNNNNNNNNNNNNNNNNNNNNNNNNNNNNNNNNNNNNNNNAATAAATTAAATCTATGTATttaaaaaagataacaaaaaaaaaaactaacaattaTCCCTAAAAGATAAcaagattttcaacaaaaaaaattatcaatccTAGTTGACTCTTAACAGATAAATCAACAGTTTAACATGCTATATATGGACTTATTCTATTAATACACAGAGAAAATATTGACAGAAAGACTAATAAATCTCACACAAATAAAGTTTAAGGGTCGAAATGTTTAGGATCTTGTTGAGATAATTGTCATGgatcatttaaaattttttctctaaaataaatgcatttaaaatttaaattttttgtatttttaataaaaaaaattttaatttgtagTATTAACGTATGGTATATGTTTTTAAGGTACAAAATAGATaaatttttcttctatttataaaacatttttatttaacatttaataatgagaaaaataataatttcttaaaGAGAAAGTATGAATAGTTAATGTATGTTTTATATAATGTGTACAATAGGttaaattaagaataaaattaaattataggcaactaattaattttaaataattttcaatttaaaatttgaatcaaattagGATTACCGTCATTTATAGAAATAAAGAAACTACCTCCCTCTCTCAATACGGTGTGACCTTTTTCTCTCCCTTTCTCCTTGAATCTCGCCGGTACAGTGTCGCCACAGTTACCAACCGCCGTCGGACATCGCGCCGACATAATAACTGGATGTTCGATTCAACATGTATTTGGATGGTTaatttataaaaacaaaatggaTGGTCATTCTGAGTATATGATCCCACTTATTGATTATACGATTATCTCTAACCACAAATAATGGATGTTCGTGTCTACAATTAACCGGATGTTCAGTTGCGAACGGTGCGTCGGGATTATTTCCAGCGACTGGGTATTCGCACGGAGCAGCTCGCGTCGGAGGTGACGGCTGTGCCAGGTCGCGCGACAACGCACCTGGTCGGATGTTCAACGCCGACGGTGCAAATCCGGTGCTGCCAGCGACGGTGGACATTCGCAAAGACGGAAGGGCAAAGCAATTCTCGTCGAAACTAATGCACATTGCAGGACAGGCGGCGGCACAGCGAGGGGTTCTTGAGCAGCGACAGTGGCGTGTTTTGGGGTTAGGGTAACCGACGGTCAATAAAAGTGAATGGGGATAATTTGAATTAGAGGTTGAAATTAAGGTAAATGAAGGTTTATtgtcatttttaatttaatataggCCAAATAAACCGTCTATTTTATATATTGTATAGATATCTCATTGTCTCGCTAACAGAATTCTTTTTTAAATATCAAATAAAAAGATCTTCGCAGAAACCAAGAACTAATATGGGCCGCAACCCACTTTATTACATTGAGTGATACAGGGAAGGTCTCCAAAGACCAAATCCCTTCTAGAAGCCTTCCCTACAATCGCGTTTGCATAGCGCCACGTCACCATGGTCAGTTTATTGTCACTCTCTTTTTCACCCCACGCAGCTACCTATCTCATCCTCCGTGGCATACAAAATGACACTTTTACCCCTACTCCTTTGACTACTATATAAACATAAACCCCTATACTTTTTCTTCGCTCATCCTTCATTTGCAAATAGCCAACACACTCTCATACAGTCCCAATATTTTCATTTTTCCCATTTTACCCCTCGCCGGAAAATCACAAACCTCAACATTTCTCCGATCTAACCCTCCGATGCCGGCAATACTCAGCCTATCCACCGTTCCCGCTGTCAACTTCTCCTTCGCTAGCAACAACCGAGCTTCCAACGAAAGATTCCGCCGCCGTAGTCCGATCCGCGCCGTCGCTTCTCCGGTGCCGGCCACATCGGCTAGCCTCTACAAGGTTTTGCGAGTCGAGCAGGATGCGTCGCTGACGGAGATCAAGTCTGCCTTCCGGAGTCTGGCGAAGCTCTACCACCCCGACGTTGCGGCCGTGAGGCGGTTGCCGGATTCTGACGGCAGTTCCGGCACGGACGACGGCGACTTCATCGTGATACGGAACGCATACGAGACGCTATCGGATTCTTCAGCGAGAGCTATGTACGATCTGTCTCTGGCCTCCCGGCGGCGGAGGTTTCCGGAGCCATTGAGCGTGAAACGGAATTCCGATCATTACTCGACCCGAAGATGGGAAACGGACCAATGCTGGTAGAtagagttaaaaaaataaaaaaaggaaaaaaagatatTAGGTAACAGTTCAGCCGTTCAGGGGAAGGAGGGGGAATTGTCTTGTTATGGAATCCAAActtgtctttttttttgtttttcttttggagGGGAAAAACTTGGCTTTACTTCTGCTATGAACGAAAGAGAAGTAGTGGATTTCTTAAGGACAAAGAGAAGGTGTTCGTTGCTTTGAGAGAGTGATGGTGGTGGTAATGGATGTAACTAACGTTGtaaaaagttaaaaagaaaaaatggaatATAAATATTGTTTTGCCAATTTTGGCTTGCTTCTTTTTTCTTCCCCTGTGCGTGATATCTGCTGCTGTTTTGCATAAACCAACAAAATGGTAGAACGAATCTGAAGCACAAAAAGAAATTTTACAGTCAcccaaaaaaagaaaaggaaattttACACgagattaaaaaattaaaataatgaattatttatTGGGCTTTTTTCACTCCCCACTATATGAttctaattcataattttttttggatgGAGTTGAGTGAGCCTCCACTGCTCCCGCTACTCCATTGATACCTTTGTTGAtggattttatgtttatttaatttaatcaGCTGCTGAAAACTTCTCAAGAAACATGAGATTTAGTTATATGATGGCTAAAATAGTTCTGATAActtaaaaacaaaaaactatacCCAATGAAACCAGAGATAAATCATAATAATAAGTTAAAAGTCTAGAAACTAATTCTTTATGCAATCAACCAGCCAATTTTTTAAAGACCGAATATCATATCCGACCcgtgacaattatctcgaaaggataaTGAGGTCTCCAAAAAAAAAACACCTAATTTGGCTCCTGATGTTTTGTTTTGGGACTAATTAACCCGTgtgcaaaaaaaaataacattgacttTTTTTTGGCACAAAAGtttcgttgtcctttcgaggtaattgtcagaagccgggttgaaattttttttttgtcaaagacTTCGTTGTCTTTCGAAATAATTGTCAGGGGttgttttggatttttctcttttttaaaagatctaattttaaaattttgaaagctAGTTTTATATTAAAAAACATGAGAGGATGCTCAATTTTAAGATGCGGGTTTTTTTAGCATAAAACTAATgtttcaaatttttatattttttgaacgTAAAActggtttttaaaattttaatatcataattttttaaaaagttgacTGTTTAGTTAGATATAGagttgattttctaaatttttttttttttttatcttcgtCTTGATTTTAATAGGTCCCTCTAAAGTGTATATCGTTAATTCTCATTTAATCATTCATAATAGATGCAAGAGTTTAAGGCCTACATTTGAACTTTTAAACACTTGTATTGACAAAAATTGGTGGCTGTATAGTTACAGTTAGTATAAACAATACACCTTGATTGTTTTCCTAAATAAATTTAGGGCTTGAATGGtgtatgttttatgtttagataaaaattcaaaccaaatatggcctcttttttttttccgttaCAAATAAGAGCTGTTAGAAGCTTAGGATATGTCCCTAAACCTTGATAGAACATTTCAGTCTTTGCGTGAACTACAAGGTAAAACGTACAATTgtaaaaaataacattttaatcTACTGTTTAGAATCCTATATCTCCGTGGGCTCTCCAAAATCTAAAGGATACATAAATTACTCTTCATGTAAAATTCGTGACACGATCATGTTCCGAACATTTTTACATTAGAAAAGGCACTTACAATGTGACTAATGAACCCCCTAATTGGGAAATATCACTACTTTCTACATGGAGGGTTAACCTTTTAATGATAACGAATACACAACATCACAGGTGCTGGTTCATACCAGATTTTGGCCTGATAAAAGGAGTAAATCTTCTTTTGAAATACAATATATAAGACGGAAGATGCATTGCCATTTTTTTTTACCTGTATGCATAATGAAGATTGAATTTTGTAACCATcattttgcttttgttttctttgtttatttttatataactATGACTATTTTGTAGATTTATCATTTATACATATATCTACTACACTAATAATTTCGAAATGGCTATTATGGATAATGAACTTGGTGCTTTCGAACTGTAGAACTTACACAACTCTTATGTCGTTAACCATTAgattatagttaatttttttaatttttgtatcatAAAATATATATCTATATCTAAATATGCAACTTGATGGAGACACTGCTCAACAAGGTGcttgtattatatatataataatgatGCTTCTCTCTAATAGCAAAAGATATCAGAATTCTTTTATAAAGGAAGAAACTCGCGTCTTTAATGTAATTAATTATTCATGGATGCATTCAAAACAAATCCTAAAAGGAGGATTAAAACTACCCTTGTCTGTCAGATCATTATGAAGTTAATAACAAAAGGTACAGTACTGAGTACACATATAGTATATACACTCCTCTATATTTAACTAATGTTGGGAGGACAAAAAATAACCAGAATATTTTGAGCCCAAAAACAATTTCGTTGCTGCAGAAATTTTGATAGAAGAATCACCTCTTCAACACTACCTTGATTCACAGTCAACTACCTACCAATATGGATCCTTTAATGAAACTCACTGAGCTTTGTACAAAATTGCTGTAATATCTGAAAGTTCAAAAAGGCTAATTGCACACTTCCAGAAATGAGGAAAATCATTTACATGTCATGAGCATAGAGTTGATGACATGCAATAAAAGAAGGATGCTTGAAAGATCAGGTCCAGTCATTGTAGGCAAGCTACGTTGATGATTCAGTATCTGATAAACTTGCTCAAATATGGGTCGCACATGCATCGCAATCATGGCGTCTGCGGGATTAATGGCGGCAGCCACATCCGTCATCCATGCAATCTTTCGTGAGGTATCATTGTTAATATCACATGCCAGTTGCTGCAGAAGTGAAAGCACTACTCCTTGGGTCAAAGGAAGAGGAACCATTGACAAAAGTCCATGTAAATCAACCTGCTTTGCAGAAATGGTGTGGTGCTGTTAATGCTCAATATTTTAATCCCCGACATCAACAGAAAGGAACTTTAGTTGAAGGCTAAAAATTTAGAATCTGGAAATAAGGTCCAATGAAACAACTTCATGACAAGATATTCTTGACATGTATCAAACGACCAATTCCAATGTTAGATTGAGCATCAGTGTAGAATTAAAGGTTTAAGGTGACTCTAATGATTCTGATGACAACTAGTCAACTAAGATAATATGCCCCTTTCTAATTCATACCATGGTATCAGTCACAAAGATCAATAGTCGGGTTCATAAAGTAAGCATAGTCTCTGGCATACCATATAGGAAATCCATTTCAACATTGCACCAGCTGAAGTACCACTTTTTTAGTTATACTTTTGAAGATATTTATAGAAATGTTTTTGGCATACCTGAGAACATAACCAAGATACAATCGACACATCACTTCTTTGTAGAGCCCCGGTGAAAGCTTCCTCAAACTTCCGTTCAGCTATCAACCTTGCTAGCTCTTGTTTGGGATCGAGAGGCACTTCAACCTTATATGCGACACAAATTGTAAGAAATGATTACGATGCAAACTCAAATATGAAAGTCAATCATCCTGCAAGTTAATAGGACTTTTACCCCACCTTTTCACGAAGCAGAGGTCCATTGTTCAGCTGAATGGGCAAAGGATTTAGTGTGCCAGAGTTAGCTCCTGCAGTTGCATATGCCATTAGCTTTCTCTGTCCCTCTAGCACTTCTCTACTCAAAGTTTGAGTAACTGATGAAGCTGAATTAATGGATTCCTGCAAATTGCATAACAGGGAACATCAACACTGGGAAACAAAGAGAGTGGGCAAAGCTAAACTAAGAGTAAAATATGGCATATCTGTAAATTTTCTTTTGAACTCACTACCAGTATGAATTAAGCAACAAAGATTTTTATCTCTGGTAAATATATTATCTACATTGACATAACATAAAAGCATACAGAATTACAATCGAGAAAAATACAAAAGTTTACAAGCTTCCTGCAGTAGGTTTGATGGTATGACCAAACTAGCGCACAGCAAGTGCGAGGTCCACACAGAGAACTTTAACTAGTATGTTAGGATCCAATTGCAAGGTAGATATTAATTGCTACAGGAAAACTCATCTACCCGAACCGTACACAATTTCAGT is from Arachis ipaensis cultivar K30076 chromosome B01, Araip1.1, whole genome shotgun sequence and encodes:
- the LOC107613541 gene encoding chaperone protein dnaJ 11, chloroplastic-like, whose protein sequence is MPAILSLSTVPAVNFSFASNNRASNERFRRRSPIRAVASPVPATSASLYKVLRVEQDASLTEIKSAFRSLAKLYHPDVAAVRRLPDSDGSSGTDDGDFIVIRNAYETLSDSSARAMYDLSLASRRRRFPEPLSVKRNSDHYSTRRWETDQCW